GAGAGCAGTGTCCATGGGATCGGAAACAGACGAACGAAAGCCTCCGAACAAATACAATAGAAGAGGTCTATGAACTGAGCGAAGCTCTCTTGGGCGAGTGTCCGGACGACATTCGCAAGGAGCTTGGCGATGTCCTGCTGCACGTAGCTTTCTATGCCAAGATAGGAGAGGAAAAAGGCCAGTTCGATATTGCTTCGGTCTGCCATGCTCTCTGCGACAAGCTGATCTATCGGCATCCTCATATCTATGGCAATGTACAGGTGGAGAATGCTGCCGAAGTGGTACGCAACTGGGAGCAACTCAAACTCCGCGAAAAGGATGGGAACAAGTCCGTCCTCTCCGGCGTGCCGAAGTCTCTCCCTGCTTTGGTGAAGAGCTATCGGATGCAAGAGAAAGCCGCAGGTGTAGGTTTCGACTGGGAGCAACGGGAGCAGGTATGGCCGAAGGTTGAAGAAGAGCTGAACGAAGTCCGAGGGGCTATTGTCAGTGAAGATCCCGATGCCATGGAAGCAGAGTTCGGCGACTTGCTCTTCGCCGTGGTGAATGCCGCTCGTCTCTACGGTATCAATCCGGATAATGCTCTCGAACGTACCAATAGAAAATTCGACAGCCGTTTCTCCTATGTGGAGCAGCGTGCCAAACAGCAGGGCAAAGCTCTCCGAGATATGACTCTTTCGGAGATGGATGCGCTGTGGAATGAGGCAAAACAGAAAGGATTCTAACCTCGTTCCAAGCGGAAAAAGCTATCTTTGTAAGCACGATTTAGCATTATTACTATAATGAACGAAGACATTAAAAAGAATACCTCGGCATCGGAATATTCGGCCAGCAATATCCAAGTATTGGAAGGTCTGGAAGCTGTCCGCAAGCGACCGGCCATGTATATAGGTGACATCAGCGAAAAGGGATTGCACCATTTGGTCTATGAGGTTGTAGACAACTCGATAGACGAAGCTTTGGCCGGATACTGTGACAATGTAGAGGTAATCATAGAAGAAGATAACTCCATTACGGTTCGTGACAATGGCCGCGGTATTCCGGTGGACTATCACGAAAAAGAAGGTAAGAGTGCTCTCGAAGTGGTTTTGACCGTATTGCATGCCGGAGGTAAGTTTGACAAGGGTTCATACAAAGTCTCGGGCGGTTTGCATGGAGTGGGCGTTTCTTGTGTGAATGCACTTTCCACATATTTGC
This genomic stretch from Porphyromonas gingivalis ATCC 33277 harbors:
- the mazG gene encoding nucleoside triphosphate pyrophosphohydrolase, giving the protein MHTRAEKLEAFGRLLDVLDTLREQCPWDRKQTNESLRTNTIEEVYELSEALLGECPDDIRKELGDVLLHVAFYAKIGEEKGQFDIASVCHALCDKLIYRHPHIYGNVQVENAAEVVRNWEQLKLREKDGNKSVLSGVPKSLPALVKSYRMQEKAAGVGFDWEQREQVWPKVEEELNEVRGAIVSEDPDAMEAEFGDLLFAVVNAARLYGINPDNALERTNRKFDSRFSYVEQRAKQQGKALRDMTLSEMDALWNEAKQKGF